Proteins encoded by one window of Fundidesulfovibrio magnetotacticus:
- the rlmN gene encoding 23S rRNA (adenine(2503)-C(2))-methyltransferase RlmN, giving the protein MNQNTREPGRNEPAPGLPSPPDRPNLLDLSFHQLESFLVELGEKPFRARQVWQWLWQKRLASPLEMTNLSKDLRARLADAADIRLPAVAQRLESRDGTVKFLLEFDPATRVETVLIPEKDRYTQCLSTQAGCAMACTFCRTGTMGLARNLSPGEILAQILVARNHLQDAGRTLHLRNLVFMGMGEPLLNYDNLLQALEALHHPQGLDFSTRRVTVSTVGVEPGILEFGRSGLGALAVSLHAPNQELRAQLMPKAARMLPLDRLMDTLAQYPLKPREHITFEYVLLGGVNDSPALARDLVRLLSHVKGKVNLIAYNESPGIPFTSPSPETVEAFQKILWDKSITVTLRKSKGRDIAAACGQLAAPDA; this is encoded by the coding sequence ATGAACCAGAACACCAGGGAGCCCGGCCGGAACGAACCCGCGCCGGGCCTCCCCTCCCCGCCCGATCGCCCCAACCTCCTGGACCTGAGCTTCCATCAGCTGGAATCGTTCCTCGTGGAGCTGGGCGAGAAACCCTTCCGCGCGCGACAGGTCTGGCAGTGGCTCTGGCAGAAACGCCTTGCCTCCCCCCTGGAGATGACCAACCTCTCCAAGGACCTGCGCGCCCGACTGGCCGACGCCGCCGACATCCGGCTGCCCGCCGTGGCCCAGCGCCTGGAATCGCGCGACGGCACCGTCAAGTTCCTCCTGGAATTCGACCCCGCCACCCGCGTGGAAACCGTGCTCATCCCCGAAAAGGACCGCTACACCCAGTGCCTCTCCACCCAGGCCGGATGCGCCATGGCCTGCACCTTCTGCCGCACCGGCACCATGGGACTGGCCCGCAACCTCTCGCCCGGCGAAATCCTCGCCCAGATCCTCGTGGCCAGGAACCACCTCCAGGACGCAGGCAGAACGCTCCACCTGCGCAACCTCGTGTTCATGGGCATGGGCGAACCCCTCCTGAACTACGACAATCTCCTGCAAGCCCTTGAAGCGCTTCACCACCCCCAGGGGCTCGACTTCTCCACGCGCCGCGTCACCGTCTCCACCGTGGGCGTGGAACCAGGCATCCTGGAATTCGGGCGCAGCGGCCTGGGTGCCCTGGCCGTCTCGCTCCACGCCCCAAACCAGGAACTGCGCGCCCAACTCATGCCCAAGGCCGCACGCATGCTGCCCCTGGACCGGCTCATGGACACCCTCGCTCAATACCCCCTCAAACCCCGCGAACACATCACCTTCGAATACGTGCTCCTGGGCGGCGTCAACGACTCCCCCGCCCTCGCCCGGGACCTGGTGCGCCTGCTCTCCCACGTGAAAGGCAAAGTGAACCTCATCGCCTACAACGAATCCCCCGGCATCCCCTTCACAAGCCCCTCACCCGAAACCGTGGAGGCGTTCCAGAAAATCCTCTGGGACAAAAGCATCACCGTCACCCTGCGCAAAAGCAAAGGCCGCGACATCGCCGCCGCCTGCGGACAACTCGCCGCCCCCGACGCCTGA
- a CDS encoding methyltransferase domain-containing protein yields MNLIHGNAQRIRSSILEKYSRVATRALGEFRYPTGEAGLQGLNYDTAWYAHLPRPVRECFCGVGNHFSMGLPEPGSRVLDVGCGCGVDSLIAAHLVGPDGFAVGVEFSPGMAAKARENALASGTANAAFARGTAEALPFADESFDELRSSGVYNLVMDKEQALREALRVLRPGGRLLVADQALTGLPPQTEADAVASWFRUQGGAIPGTAFLAMLEMTGFVEVAVKGESGFKSSPATMGTLFYAVKPR; encoded by the coding sequence ATGAACTTAATTCATGGCAACGCACAACGCATCCGTTCGTCCATCCTGGAAAAATACTCCAGGGTGGCCACGAGGGCGCTCGGGGAGTTCCGCTACCCCACCGGCGAGGCGGGGCTGCAAGGCCTGAATTACGACACCGCCTGGTATGCCCACCTGCCGCGCCCAGTCCGCGAATGCTTCTGCGGCGTGGGCAACCACTTCTCCATGGGACTGCCTGAACCTGGCAGCCGCGTGCTGGACGTGGGCTGCGGTTGCGGCGTGGACAGCCTCATCGCCGCGCACCTGGTCGGACCCGACGGCTTCGCCGTTGGTGTGGAATTTTCGCCCGGCATGGCCGCCAAGGCGCGCGAAAACGCCCTGGCCTCGGGCACGGCCAACGCCGCCTTCGCGCGCGGCACGGCCGAGGCCTTGCCCTTCGCCGACGAGAGCTTCGACGAACTGCGCTCCAGCGGCGTCTACAACCTCGTGATGGACAAGGAACAAGCCCTGCGCGAAGCCCTGCGCGTCCTGCGACCCGGCGGACGCCTGCTCGTGGCCGATCAGGCGCTCACAGGCCTGCCGCCGCAAACCGAGGCCGACGCCGTGGCCTCCTGGTTCCGGTGACAAGGCGGAGCCATACCGGGAACGGCGTTCCTGGCCATGCTGGAAATGACGGGGTTTGTTGAAGTGGCGGTGAAAGGCGAAAGCGGGTTCAAAAGCTCGCCAGCGACCATGGGGACGCTCTTCTACGCCGTGAAGCCCCGGTAA